The Leptospira sp. WS60.C2 genome includes the window AGGATGGTGGATGTTCTTTTTGTACATCCTGTACCCAACCTGGTTGTACAAACGCACCAAATGAGGATTGGTATCAATAAAATCGATTAAGATCCCATTTTCTCTGGCATGTTCATAGATTTTCATGCAAAGCATACTCGCTGCGGCTGTATGGCGGAATTCCCGTTTCACCATGAGTTTTGTGGACATCGAAACTTTGTCTGGATAAAAGGGCCGAAACAAATCCATTTCATATAAGTCCTCACATTCCAAACTTCCATCCTTACGAAAGTTGATGCGAACGGTTCCGATGATTTCTCCTTCTTCCGTTTCCGCGAGGAAAAGGTGCCCTGTTTCATCAAAGGGTTCCTTGATCATTTTGGCGGTGTGGTCGGCGTATTCCTGGACTCTGTTCATTTCTTGAACATAGATATCGTAACGGAGGCGGTAAATTTTATTACGATCTTCCTCGGTCGTTGCCAAATGGACTTTGATATGACTCATACTTGCCCTCCTCCTTAAAAATTTGAAAAATCATTTGCAATTTATGCAAAATGTATGACGTTATCAGTTAATTTCCTGCATTCTCTAGAACGAAATATAAAGAAAGAAACCTTTACTCTATGCCGCAATCCTCTTCCAACGAAAATCGCTTCGTCCTCTCGGACTACTACAAGAAACAACTTAAAGAGATTGCCTTCCAGGGGGAATTTAGGGCGGAAACCTTCGCCACCAAGTTCCGATTTTTTTTCCTGGGTTTTTTGGTTATCTTTGCTACACTCGGACTGCTTTCTGGTCGTCCTCCTGTAGAGTTTTATTACCAAATCTCCGCTATCCTTGTTTTACTCTGTTACAACTTTGTTGTCCTATATTCATTAAAGAATTCGGGTAAATATCTCAATATATTTAAATTCTCGTCTTCTTTTTTAGAGATCACTCTCCTTACATTTGTTACAGGGTATACGGCATACTCCCAAAAAAACCCAAGTCTTGTTTATGCAGCACCGATGATTTATGTCTTCTTCATTCTCATCGCGCTTGCCTCCATACGGAATAATACTAAGACTATCATCTTCGCCGTGATCGTACTCATTGTTGAATACGCATCTCTCACCATTTACTTTTACCCAGAGATGACAGATCTCAACACCAAACTCATGGAGTTGTCAGAGTATCTCAAACCCAACTTCCTAGAAGAAAACAGTACCTTCTTTCTCGTCAGTGCCGTACCGATGGGAATCTTTCTCATCTTACTCTACATGATCGTAACTGGTGGTCTCATTCTATACGCCATCCTTAACACATCCCGTACGACACAAGAACAAGCAGACTTAATTTTCAATACAGAAAAACAAGCGATCCTTGAAGAGAACATGCGCCTTGGTATGGAATTAGACGTAGCAAGGCAAATCCAAGCCATGGTACTTCCCCGCAATGAGGAATTAAAACAAATCAATGAGTTGGAAATTTCTGCGAGGATGGACTCGGCCAATGAAGTGGGTGGAGACTATTACGATGTGGTGCATCATGAAGATGGAACGGTTTACATTGGAATAGGAGATGTAACTGACCACGGACTCGCATCGGGTGTTGTGATGCTCATGACACAGTCGGCATTTATCACCACGTTACGTTCCAAAGTCATTTCCTTACGTGAATCGCTTCGTTCCATCA containing:
- a CDS encoding PP2C family protein-serine/threonine phosphatase, with the protein product MVIFATLGLLSGRPPVEFYYQISAILVLLCYNFVVLYSLKNSGKYLNIFKFSSSFLEITLLTFVTGYTAYSQKNPSLVYAAPMIYVFFILIALASIRNNTKTIIFAVIVLIVEYASLTIYFYPEMTDLNTKLMELSEYLKPNFLEENSTFFLVSAVPMGIFLILLYMIVTGGLILYAILNTSRTTQEQADLIFNTEKQAILEENMRLGMELDVARQIQAMVLPRNEELKQINELEISARMDSANEVGGDYYDVVHHEDGTVYIGIGDVTDHGLASGVVMLMTQSAFITTLRSKVISLRESLRSINSILFSNIHVRMNDIRNLTLSLFSYKNGVFTTAGQHETILVYRHASKKTEIIDTIDNGMLVGLTESIDEFIHEKPIPLQPKDIILLYTDGATEAENPKREQFGTHRLIESLERHASLPTTDEILAAIFQDIYVFIDGMDVYDDITIMIMRKRG